A window from bacterium encodes these proteins:
- a CDS encoding MFS transporter, giving the protein MFQAIYIASFLMTCSGNLLTIALTLFLSKEKNCGPLIIGLVGFTINFIYTISTLLLARYPLKNKIFIYAPLIIGINYFLLFFSPLPLIFIFLFIGGTFLGLFWPSVQRCFADTKDDIKIGIFNLSWSAGVICGTFLSGFIYGLNPHLPAFIIILLEILAFFILIKNRSTLSFHTINSPSSKITEVQVLPIKIIKKVRLVHFLHFFASGAVFFLYPKLGLMKGFNPQFIGITIGMLFVSRFITFSLLMDKSLILYPANYILVCIFLFISCITIGLSNHPFIILSSVIIMGIAGAFSYHNSLHMHIKYNLKTEIHEGIIGAGAFVGSITAGLLGEFINLPMAYVIIGSLILITGLYIHRY; this is encoded by the coding sequence ATGTTCCAGGCAATATATATAGCAAGTTTTTTAATGACGTGCAGCGGTAATCTTCTTACCATAGCACTTACATTGTTTCTATCTAAAGAAAAAAATTGTGGACCTTTAATCATAGGACTTGTTGGATTCACTATAAATTTTATATACACTATTTCCACTTTATTACTTGCACGTTATCCTCTGAAAAATAAAATTTTTATATATGCACCTCTGATTATAGGGATAAATTATTTTCTATTATTCTTTTCTCCTCTACCCCTTATTTTCATATTTTTGTTCATAGGAGGTACTTTTCTCGGACTTTTCTGGCCATCGGTTCAGAGATGTTTTGCTGATACTAAAGATGATATTAAAATAGGCATATTTAATCTCTCCTGGTCTGCAGGAGTAATATGCGGTACATTCTTATCAGGATTTATATACGGTTTAAATCCTCACCTGCCAGCATTTATTATAATACTTTTGGAAATACTGGCTTTTTTTATCCTTATAAAAAACAGGAGCACATTATCTTTTCACACAATAAACTCTCCTTCATCTAAAATAACAGAAGTCCAGGTATTACCTATAAAAATTATAAAAAAAGTTAGATTAGTCCACTTTCTACACTTCTTTGCATCAGGTGCAGTATTCTTCCTGTATCCTAAACTTGGACTTATGAAAGGATTTAATCCCCAGTTTATTGGAATAACTATAGGAATGTTATTTGTTAGCAGGTTTATTACATTTTCCCTGCTTATGGATAAATCCCTTATATTATATCCGGCAAACTATATTCTTGTATGTATATTTCTTTTTATCAGCTGCATTACAATAGGACTTAGCAATCATCCTTTTATAATACTTTCATCTGTTATTATCATGGGTATTGCAGGAGCTTTTTCATACCATAACAGTTTGCATATGCATATAAAATATAACCTTAAAACTGAGATACATGAAGGTATAATAGGGGCTGGCGCATTCGTAGGGTCTATTACTGCAGGACTACTGGGCGAGTTCATAAATCTTCCTATGGCTTATGTAATAATTGGCTCTCTTATTCTTATTACTGGACTGTATATTCATAGATACTGA